From Garra rufa chromosome 19, GarRuf1.0, whole genome shotgun sequence, the proteins below share one genomic window:
- the LOC141293170 gene encoding liver-expressed antimicrobial peptide 2-like has product MPVTQRLLVLTALLSLLLALQVQTAPIDNDWASGLIHRAKRSLLWRWNTLKPVGSGCRDHYECGTNYCR; this is encoded by the exons ATGCCGGTGACCCAGCGTCTGCTCGTCCTGACCGCTCTGCTGTCTCTGCTCCTGGCCTTACAG GTCCAGACGGCACCCATTGACAATGACTGGGCAAGCGGACTCATCCATCGGGCCAAACGCTCATTACTATGGAGATGGAACACTCTGAAACCCGTGGGTTCTGGATGCAGAGATCACTATGAGTGCGGAACCAACTACTGCAGGTGA